The segment AAATCAAAGCATTCCACGACAAGCAGTATTTCGAATATGCTGGTGCTGCAGGTGGTTTCATAGATAGCTTATCCTACCCCTATTGCCGAGGTAGAATCTTTGATACTTTGGAGAAAGACATGGGTCAGTATGACCAAAATTTGGAAATATTCTGGGCTACAGGTGCAGCTATGTTTGTGCGCACCGAAGACTACAAGAAACTGGGAGGATTGGACGAAGATTTTTTTGCGCACATGGAAGAAATCGATCTCTGCTGGAGAATGCAACTGTCTGGCAAACAGATCTATTGTATTCCTGAAAGTGTCGTCTATCATGTCGGTGGCGGCACACTAGCCAAAAGCAACGCCCGAAAAACCTATTACAATTTTCGCAACAACCTCTCCATGCTTTTCAAGAATGAGGGAATACTCGACTTGATTTGGAAACTTCCCCTACGTATGGGACTAGACTGGTTGTCTGCCATTAAGTTCTGGAAAGACAACTCCGCAGAACACTTCTGGGCAGTACTCAAAGCACACAGAGATTTCATCATGCGACTTCCCTACAACATCAACAAAAGAAAATCTATCACCCGGCTGCCTGGGGTATCTACTAGGATCAAAAGACAAGGCTTTTTACCCTATCTCTATTTCGTCAAAAAGATCAGGCACTTTTCTGAGTTTTAATGAAAGGCAAGCAGTACTCCTTGCATGGCAGCATTGCTTCGTTTTATTAGCTCCATTTTATGAGATTAAACTATTCATGGTGGTTTCAAATGCAGCGAATTAACTTAGAATCCCCAAGGATATTGAGTTCTAATAGGTAATATATCTTAGTACAAATACATATATTTGCCCTGCATATCAATTAATTAATATTACAAATATGAAATTTAAACCAGGGGTACTAACAGGAGATGAAGTTAGCGAATTATTAAGGTACGCGAATGAAAACCAATTCGCATTGCCAGCTGCCAACGTAATTGGAAGCAGTTCTATCAATGCTGTATTAGAAACTGCGAGAGATTTACAGTCACCAGTGATGGTGCAATTCTCAAACGGAGGAGCAATATTCAATGCAGGAAAAGGACTATCAAATGAAGGTGAAAAGGCAGCGATTGCAGGAGCAGTAGCTGGTGCACACCACGTACACATGATGGCAGAGGCCTACGGTGTAACTGTTATCTTAAATACAGATCATTGTGCTAAGAAATTATTGCCATGGATTGATGGCATGTTGGATGCAAGTGAAGAGTTTTTCGCCAGAACTGGAAAATCACTTTTCTCTTCTCACATGATCGATTTGTCAGAAGAACCAATCGAAGAAAACATCGAAACTTGTAAAAAATATTTGGCGAGAATGTCTAAAATGGGCATGACGCTAGAAATTGAATTGGGTATCACAGGTGGTGAAGAAGATGGTGTAGACAACTCTTCTGTAGACGAGTCAAAGCTATACACTCAACCAGAAGAAGTAGCTTATGCTTACGAAGAACTAGGCAAAATAAGTGATAAATTTACGATAGCAGCTGCTTTCGGAAACGTACACGGTGTGTACAAACCAGGTAACGTCAAATTGACTCCTAAAATTCTAAAGAACTCTCAGGATTTCATCCAAAAGAAATACAATACAGGTCATAACCCAGTAAACTTTGTATTTCACGGTGGATCAGGATCCAGCAGAGAAGAAATCAGAGAAGCGATTTCTTACGGTGCGATCAAAATGAACATCGATACTGACTTGCAGTGGTCATACTGGGATGGTATCAGAAGATACTACGAAAACAAAAAGGAATATCTACAAGGACAAATTGGTAACCCTGAAGGTGCTGATGCTCCAAACAAGAAAGTATATGATCCTAGAGTATGGACAAGAGCTGCTGAGCAATCATTGGTAACAAGATTGAAAGTTGCTTTCGAAGACTTGAACAACGTAGGTACCAACAAGTAAGAATGTTGTGAACATAAGAAAACAAAAAAGGACTCATGTGAGTCCTTTTTTGTTTTCTTATGTTATAATCATCTATTTATTCGTTCCAGGCATAATCCCTTCTTCGATCAGTTTTTTGATCACAATCTCTGTCATTTCACTCATGAACTTAAACTCATCTCGGATATCCAATACGTAGGCTTTGAGACGCATTTTATATATGACAGTATTGTGCTTGATATCATTGACAAAAATCACTGTAATCGGTTTATTGACATAAACATATTTGGATACTTGGGCAGCTTGTGTAGCAATGGCACGAACCTTTATCGTATCGACATCTATAGGCAGATATATCTCTGCTACCACCTGACAATTGGGTTCACCTGAATTGGCATTGGAGACCGCCTTGTTCATGATTTCACCATTAGGAATCGAAACAAGACTATCGTCTGGTGTGAGAATGCGGGTAGAACGCAAACCAATCTCTACGACCTCTCCATAGTGATCCCCCACTTCGATCTTGTCTCCCGCATTGAATGGCCTGTCAAATAGAATCATGATCCCTCCAAATATGTTCTTGAGTATGTCCTGTGAAGCAAAACCTACGGCTACTCCTACAGAAGCAGAAAATGCCAAAATGGTGGTAGCAGGTGGCTGAAAAACGCCCATCACAATGATAATGATGATAAATACCCATCCCAGTATCTTCACCACAGGAATCAAACTCTTGATGGTGATCCTGTACTGAGTGCTCTTTTCTGCTAGTAGCTCCAAGATCCTCGAACTGAATTTGATCGCAAAATACCCCATTACAATCAAGGTCAAAGTCCAGAAAATCTCAGATAACGACACAAACTCTCCTAAATCTGGAGGTCCATCTACCAATTTTTTAATACTCTCTCCTTCCGATTTTGTAGATTGATTAGCTGTATCCTTTTTAATTGAGGTATTGATGACGTTATCAATCTCCTGCATAGCCTTGTCCACTTTGGAGCTATCCTGACCTACTGCTATTCCACTCAAAACCAAGAGAAAAAGCACTATGTACAATAATCTGTTCATAATTAATGGATTAAATTCTTAGACTTGAGCAAGTTGATCATACCCCGATACACAATCGGATTGATGACATAAACAGATTTCTCTTGAAAAATCACCCCATCCTCCAGCAGTGCCAAGATCATGAGCTGGCAGCTGGACTGTGGTCGCATCAATACCTCACTCACCTGAGATACAGTCAAACCATCATGAAGAATCAGGGCATGTAGCATGTACACTTTTTCCATATCCAATGATTTCAGGAAGTTCAGGTTGGGATGCTGAAACGTGCCAATTGTGATCATGTTGTTTTCTATTGTCTTGGTAGAGAGCAACCAGAAAATCAAAGCCATACTTACGTTGCTTTTGGCAAAGTCATTGAGTTCGTCAAAGAATTTCTGTTTCAATCTCGACTGTTGCTCTGCCTCCGTCATTTTGATGAATTTCTTGTCAGACATCCATGAAGTGTCAGGTTCAAATCGGATGTTGTAACCGCTAATTTTGTTTCGCTTCCATACGATATTGATGATTTGCTGGCTGGTCATGTCACCGAGTTCGATGATGTAGCTAAAATATTCATCTAAGCGTATTGTACGTTGTAGGTACATCCAGCTATAGATGGTACTGGTAGTAATCCAAAAAATATGATGGCCCGTCCTGCTTACCAAATGAGACAAGGCTAATAGGCCTGCAAAACCATCCACCTTGCGCAAAAACAAGTTTTGTAAATCTTCCAAGATCATGACTCTCTTAGGACCCTGGTTGAAATAGTCCACAAACTCATCCATGGTAGTCAACGAATCCTTTTGCACGATCTCTCTCATCAAGGCATAAAAATCTTGTTCGGAGGACAGGTTCTGCTCAAAAGCATATCTAGTGATAGAGTATGAAAAACCAGCTTCTTTCACCGCATGGTTGATGAAACTAGTTAAACCACCCCATTTCTCTCCAAGCACAACCGTAGCGCCATACCTGCCCAACTTCCAGTTCTCAAAAGCTGCCACCAATTGTTCATGCTCTTCTTCCCTACCCTCAAACAATTCCATGTCTTCGAGAGGTTCGATGTGAAACAGCCGTTGATAGACCACTGGTAACTTGGCCAGTGCCATCCGTGACTCATGGAGAAAATCAGAAACCTGCTTGGTCAGCTCTGGTTTACCAGCCGTCAGGATAAACCTACCGCTCCAGCGCTTCAAGAACATACGCACAGTTGTGGCGGCTTCTCTGGTATAGGTCAACCACTTGACGCTCTGTGTCTTGATTTGGTCCTGAATCTCTGTACGCATTTCCATGGCAGACATGGCAGCCTTCGCCTTGGTGATTCTGAGCTTGAGTTCTCGAGTATTTTCGTTCTCAGTGAGTGCTATGAGACTGGTACAAAAGTCCATTACTACGACTTCCAATTCTTGGATATTGACATGGAGGGCTTCTTCGAGCTGACGCCTAATATCCCTCAATCTAGCAGAGGCACGTTTGAACCCTTCGGTAGCGATGGCCAACACTTCTTTGTCTTGCTTGCCTTCTTCTAGGGCCGCTATGGCCGACGACAAGCTAAACGTAATGATATGATCGAGATCCTTGGCGTCATCAGCAGCCTTTTCTAAGGCAGAAAACAATTGTGCTTTTCGCCTTGCCAATTCATTCTCAAATACAACCAGGGTTTCAAAGGTGATCAACTCATTGATTGAAATCTTGGTAAAATCATCCTCACGCAGTGGACGATCATAAGTACCTGATTTTACCACGATATGCTCATCAGACAACTCTTCTACGATTTGACAAACGGTGACTTCTAGTTTGTCGATGCGATTCACAATCGTTTGGTTAGAAAGCTTCTCGCAGAGCTGAGGCACCCAATCTTTGTCAAGCTGCTTGACTGTTTGGTAGTTGATCCGCTTGAGTTCTTTTTGAATCGACTCGTGCTTTTGTTCCAAAGAATCCAAAGCTTCTTGAATAAATCCCTCTATTTGGTCAATATCAGGGTCAATGTATTCTGCCAGCTTGTTGGTTTGGATCTCTTTAAAATCTTCCAACTCAGCCAAGGTTTTGCAACGAAGTGTGTCTATATCCAAATCCGATCGCCAATCCTCAAAAAGAGCATAAATGGTATTCTTCCACTGTACATTGTTGGCTTGCCACTTGGCTTCAGATTCCTTTCTCTGCTTATCAGTTTTGGCTGCAGTCAGTTTACTACTGGGCAACTCTATGGTACCTGCTTTGGAATACTCTCTGATGAAAGACTGCTTGCGCATCATCATCAGCTGGCTCAATTTCTGATTGACATCAATCAAAATTTGTTTCTTGAACTCCAAAACTTGCTCTCGCATCGTAGAAGGTTTGACTGCCAACTGATTCCCATCCAATGAGGCAGTCTCTTGCCAAGTTTTCAATGTCAGGTATTCCTTGATCAAACTACCAAAAAACAGATTGGTAATTTGTTTCAAATCATCAAGCAGAAATGAATGATAATGGCGGATTACCAAATATTGATAAGGTACGGTCTGCCGCCAATTGTGAAGCTCTCGCTTCTCTTTGACAAACAAATTGAACGACTTAGTAGGAAGTTGACCAAGCGCCAAAAAAATTCTCTTGAGTAATTTGATCCCTTTGATTCTAAGACTATCATTGACGAAACTATGGTAACGATCGTTACTCTGTGTCATGACTACTTTGGAATCTACCAGCCCAAACAAATCTTCCAAACTCTCCATCAAAGTGGGATATAGCTCCCTAATGGTTTTCACTTCGGGAAGATCCCACATTTCATCTATCAATTCATGTAGCAAATCATTGCGTACAGCGATCTCTTCATAAGCATTGTTGACCACTGCGTTCTCGTCATTGCTGACAACTTTGATGATGGCCAACATGTTTTCACACTCAGCATTGATTTGTTCCTCAAGAGGCAACAATAGATATTGACGTAGTTGATCGTCTACTTTTTGAAATATATCGTCATGGGTCAGGCTCATAAATCCAGAAAGAAAATCATGGTTCATCTATGTCGACGAACTTATGTAAAGTACATGAATCCTAAGCGATCTCAAAAAAGGTAGTCAACGAATTGTTACAATAGTTTAGAAATATATAAACCAAAAGGAAAAGGGTCGATCCTTTTCCAACAATGAACATCAAAACAAATTTTTAGATATATCTAAAAATATTTCTACCTTTGACTGATTCAAACCATGATTGCATGCTCAGTTACGCAGAAGAAAATTATCTCAAGGCCATCTACCACCTATCCGAATCTGGAAGACATGCTGTCAGCACCAATGCCATCTCAGAAGTCCTCAAGACCAAACCTGCCTCAGTCAGTGACATGATCAAAAAGCTCAGTGACAAGGGTTATGTATCTTATCAAAAATACAAAGGTGTCAATGTCTCCGCCAAAGGCAAAAAGTCAGCACTACAGGTGGTGCGAAAGCATAGGTTATGGGAGGTATTTCTAGTGGACAAACTACAATTCAAATGGGACGAAGTACACGATATTGCCGAACAGTTGGAGCACATCAAATCTCCTGTTTTGGTCAAAAAGCTAGATGCCTTTTTGGGATTTCCAAAAATAGACCCACATGGTGACCCGATCCCAGACGAAAATGGGGAGATTGTGATCGGAAAAAAAATACCACTCACAGATGTGAAATTGGACAAACAAGTCATCGTGACTGGAGTAGAAAACTCAGAATCTAACTTTCTGGCGCATCTAGACAAAATTAATATCTCCCTAGGATCTAAAATCACTGTCAAGGACATCAATGCCTTTGATGGGTCGATGCAAATAGAAATCCTAGGCTATCCTAACCTATTTATATCCAAACAAGTAGCAGACAATCTGCTAGTTACTGAATAATTATATATGATTCAAGACCAAAAAAGCTACCATATGAACAAAGGAGACCTGCATGCCGCAGGCAAGAAGGCTATGCCTAATCGCTTAGATTTCTCCTATCGTCGAAATGACATAATTAACCGAAATCGAGTAGCAAGCATACTGTTTTCTTTTCTCATCCTTATAGGTCTAGCTTCTTGCAAACCAAAAGCCAACGAGAAACCAACTGGCATCATCAATATCGTGACTACCACTGGTATGATCTACGACGCAGTGATCAACATCGGTGGAGAAAAAGTCACGGCACAAGCGCTCATGGGGCCAGGCGTAGATCCGCATCTCTACAAAGCCACACAGGGCGACCTGCAAAAATTGAGAGAAGCAGATATTGTATTCTACAATGGCCTGCACTTGGAGGGAAAAATGGGAGAAGTATTCGAAAAACTAGCCAGAATCAAGCACGTAGAAGCGGTCAGTTCCATCATTCCAGACAGTCTGTTGAGAGAAAGTGAAGCATTTCAGGGGACCTACGATCCTCATATTTGGTTTGATGTCAAGCTGTGGTCTCGCGCAGTAGAATCAGTCAGCTCCTACTTGATCACCTATGACGAGGCAAATGCCAGCTACTACAGCAACAATGCTAAAAGATACCTTGCACAGCTGGATTCATTGGATCAAGCCGTACGATCAGCCATCGCTACGATCCCTAAAAACCAAAGAGTGTTGATTACGGCGCACGATGCTTTCGGCTATTTCGGAGATGCCTACGACATAGAAGTCCAAGGTTTGCAAGGCATCTCTACCCTATCCGAGCCTGGACTAAAAGACATCACCCAGCTGGTCAACTCCATCTCTTCGAGTCAGATCAAAGCAGTCTTTGTAGAGACCTCTGTATCAAAAAAAGCCATCAACGCTGTAGTAGAAGGTTGCCGAGAAAAGGGTCATGAGATCGTGATCGGGGGCAACTTGTACTCTGATGCCATGGGACCTTTTGGACAGTTCGAAGGCACGTATATCGGCATGGTACACACCAATGTTCAGACCATCGTAAACGCACTGAAATGATAGTTAACGTAGAAAATCCCATTCTCGAAGTACACGACCTTACGGTAACCTATAGTCGCAAACCCGTGCTATGGGGTGTAGACATGACACTACCCAAAGGTTCGCTAGTTGGTGTCATCGGCCCCAACGGAGCTGGAAAATCAACCTTGATCAAAGCCATCATGGGTTTGGTTCCGCTCAGCAGTGGTTGGGTGGAGTTGTTTGGCGGTTCGCTCAAAGAGTTCAGAGGCAAGGTCAGCTATGTACCGCAAAAGGAATCTGTGGATTGGGACTTCCCTGCCTCGGTCAGAGATGTAGTCGTCATGGGCAGGTATGCCAAAGTGGGTCTATTCAAACGCCCACGCAAGGCGGATTACGAAGCGGCAGACTATGCCATCGAGCAAGTAAAAATGAAGGATTATGCACACCGCCAGATCAGTCAATTGTCAGGTGGTCAGCAGCAGAGAGTCTTTTTAGCAAGGGCCTTGGCTCAGAACGCTGATCTTTATTTCATGGATGAGCCATTTGCTGGCGTAGATGCCGCTACAGAAAAAGCCATCATAGGCATCCTCAAGCAAATGTCTGCACAGGGCAAAACAGTAGTAGTCGTTCATCATGACCTACAGACAGTCACCAAGTACTTCGACTGGGTAGTACAGCTCAATACCCGTCTCGTAGCTTCTGGACCAGTGGATCAGGTATTCACCCAAGAATTATTGCAAGAGACCTATGGAGGTAAATTGACCATCCTCTCAGACGTAGGACAGTTGCTGAAGAAACAAGATTTTCCAACCAGAGACGTAACCTAATGGATGATTTGATTGCTTTCTTTTCGTTTCAAGACCCCAATGTCCGGTATGTCGCGGCTGGTTCTGTTTTGCTGGCGGTGAGCTCTGCTTTGGTGGGTTGTTTTACTTTCCTTAAGAAAAAAGCCTTGGTCGGTGATGCTGTTGCACACTCCGTGCTGCCAGGTATCTGTCTTTCCTTTTTGCTCACAGGAACCAAAAACCCATTTTACCTTATCATAGGTGCATTTGTGACGGGTTGGTTGGCTCTGGTACTGATCGACTACATCACCCGATCCAGCAAGATCAAAGAAGATACATCGATAGGTCTGATTCTGTCGGTGTTCTTCGGGATTGGCATCTTGCTACTCACGATGATTCAGCACTCTGGCAATGCCGCCCAAACTGGACTGGATTCTTTTCTCTTTGGCAAGGCAGCAGCCTTGGTAGGTCAAGATTTGATCGTTTTCAGTGCAATCAGTATCTTGTTGGTCATTGTGGTCTTTCTTTTTTACAAAGAACTTGCACTTATTTCCTTTGATGAGAATTTTGCCAAGTCCATTGGGTATCCCGTCAAGAGACTGGAACTCGTCTTGACAACTCTCACGGTCTTGGCGGTGGTGACTGGCATACAGGCTGTGGGGGTCGTGTTGATGGCGGCCATGCTGATTACTCCTGCTGCTGCAGCTAGGTTCTGGACAGATCGCTTGGGTGTCATGCTGTTGATTGCAGCTGTATTTGGGGCAATCTCAGGTATCTCTGGTGCATTTATCTCCTACACCGCTCCAGCCATGCCTACGGGACCATGGATTGTATTGGTCGTTTCTATGCTGGCCTTGATTTCTTTCTTTGTCGCTCCAGGCAAAGGCATATTTTACAAAATCTATCGCCAATACCAGATCAGGAAAAGAATTTTGAGTGAAAATATCCTGAAGCTGTTTTACCAATTGTCAGAAGAAGATGGAGATCATCAAAAATCAAGAAACATTGAGGAGCTGCGGACTAAGCGTCCCATCGAACTAAAAGCCTTGAAAAAAGGCCTAAGACGACTGCTGCTGCAAGGCTACCTGCGCATCAACGACAACAAATGGAGTCTCACCACTGAAGGCAAAATCAAAGGACAGCGTATCGTCAAATTGCACCGTCTGTGGGAAGTATACCTCACCCAATATTTGCGTATAGCTCCTGACCATGTGCATGAGGATGCTGATAATATCGAGCACATCTTGACACCAGAGTTGGAGAGTCGCCTAGAAGCTCTGCTGCAGTATCCAGCTAGTGATCCGCACAGCTCAGCGATCCCTTACGACCAAAATATGACTAAAAACTAATGGATTCATTCTACATCATAGCGACAGGTTCTTTGGTGGCCATCTCATGTGGACTCTTGGGTTGTTTTCTGATCTTGAGGAAAATGGCCATGGTCGGAGATGCCATCTCCCATGCCGTCCTACCTGGTATCGTCATTGCATTTTTGATCAGTGGCAGCAGGGACTCCTTTACTATGTTGATTGGTGCAGGCATCATCGGCGTATTGACAACCTTTCTCATCGAGTTTTTTCACAAAAAAGGCAATCTGCAATCCGATGCTTCTATTGGTGTGACTTTCACTTGGTTGTTTGCATTGGGAGTCATTTTGATCTCCGTGTTTGCAGGTGAAGTGGATCTCGATCAAGACTGTGTCTTGTATGGCGAGATTGCTTATGTACCATTGGATCTGTGGATTGGGACTAACGGGGTGATTTATGGCCCAAGACCTCTGTATGTAACAGGTGGAGTCTTGCTGATTGTGCTGTTGTTCATCACCTTGGGTTATAAGGAACTCCATGTCACTACCTTTGACCCAGCTTTTGCCTCAGCGATTGGGATTTCTACTGCCCTGTGGCACTACTTGCTCATGAGTGCTGTGTCGTTGACCACTGTGGCTTCTTTCGAATCTGTAGGGGCAATCTTGGTTGTAGCCTTGTTGATTGCTCCTCCTGCTACCGCCTATCTACTCACCGACAACTTCAAGCGCATGTTGGGTATCACAGTCATATTGGGTGTACTGGTATCCTTTACAGGCTACTATCTGGCAGTATGGCTAGATGGATCGATTGCGGGTGCTATGTCCACCATGGCAGGTGTATTCTTTACCTTGGCCTTCATCTTCTCTCCTGTCGATGGCCTCCTAGCCAAGCAAATTGCCAGAAGGAAGGAAAAATCGGTAAAGAGCTTAGTTTAAGCAGGCTCTTTACCGATTTCTTCTATCTTGCCGCAATGAAAAAAAAATGTACTGAAGTCGGTTGGAGAATAAAGTATTTTAGACTCCTCCTATGGGTACTCTTTATAGGTTCATCTCATGTGACTCTGGCACAAACAGGCTATGAACTGGCGCAAAACATGTTCAGCGCCGCTAAGTCTGTTTCATCCATGAAGTTTACCATGAAGAAGACTGAGCGTGTAGATGGTAAACTTCTGATACAAGTCAGTAAGGTCAAATTATCTATCAATCCATACAAAGTATACACAAATCAACAAGAACCTAACAAAGGATTAGAAGTGCTCTATTGTGCAGGTCTCAATGATGGAAAAGCTTTTATCAACCCCATTAGCTTTCCATGGATCACTCTCAAACTAGACCCTACGGGAGACATCATGCGCACCAATCAACATCACACCATTCAAGACAGTGGATACAAACTAGTCATGTCGATCCTAGAACACATCGTGAATAAATATGGTGAAGAATCTAAAACCATGATAAGCAAAATTAATTCCACCCAATGGGAAGGCAAGGACTGTTATGCCATAGAGTTGAAGAATCCCTACTTTAAGTACATAGAGTACACGGTTAAAAATGGAGAGACTTTGGTCTCCATCGAGAATCGTTTAAAATTGAGCGGTTTTATGATATTGGAGAAAAACAAACTGGATCAAGACTATGATCAGGTAGTCCCAGGCATGACACTGTGGATACCTACGGATTATTCACCTCACATGATTATATACATGGATAAGTTAAACTATCTCCCTGTGATGATGAAGATATTTGACGACCAAGGCTTGTTCGAATTGTATGAATATTTGGATGTCCAAATCAATCCTGTATTCAGCAAAAACGAGTTCTCTTCTGATTTTCCAAGCTACGGATTTTGAGACAACGAATCCTTTTCATCTCAAAAGCCAAACCTAAATCCTGTCGTATATGTATCTGGCTTTCCCATGAGTTCCATGATTTGATTGTTCAAAGTTTTTTCTCCTCTAGCACAAATAGTGTAGCAATTGTTAATTAGTGAATACTCCTGAGTAAGTAGAAAACTCATATTTATCGAAAATATCAAATGCACCTACCAAGCCATTTCGTGATGGATTGTTGAGCGCAAATGATACATAAGATAACTGAAAGACTAAATTATGAGCAAAAAAACTTACTTATCAATTGTGTTGATATGGTTGGGGATCGCCCTGACCTATGGACAAAATACCAACGCACAGACCTATGATTTTAGGGTTGAAGAAAATGTGGTCGATGGACAGACCATTGATGAATTAGTAGCATTTACAGGGAACTATTCTTACCATGGGGGAACTTATGGATTGAATCTCAAAGTAGATGCTGAAATCAATATCGCCGTAGAGGGGAGTTG is part of the Reichenbachiella agarivorans genome and harbors:
- a CDS encoding metal ABC transporter permease — encoded protein: MDDLIAFFSFQDPNVRYVAAGSVLLAVSSALVGCFTFLKKKALVGDAVAHSVLPGICLSFLLTGTKNPFYLIIGAFVTGWLALVLIDYITRSSKIKEDTSIGLILSVFFGIGILLLTMIQHSGNAAQTGLDSFLFGKAAALVGQDLIVFSAISILLVIVVFLFYKELALISFDENFAKSIGYPVKRLELVLTTLTVLAVVTGIQAVGVVLMAAMLITPAAAARFWTDRLGVMLLIAAVFGAISGISGAFISYTAPAMPTGPWIVLVVSMLALISFFVAPGKGIFYKIYRQYQIRKRILSENILKLFYQLSEEDGDHQKSRNIEELRTKRPIELKALKKGLRRLLLQGYLRINDNKWSLTTEGKIKGQRIVKLHRLWEVYLTQYLRIAPDHVHEDADNIEHILTPELESRLEALLQYPASDPHSSAIPYDQNMTKN
- a CDS encoding glycosyltransferase family 2 protein, coding for MAKTAVVILNYNGVDYLRLFLPTVVKYSQEADVIVADNGSTDASLDYLRENHPDLRLIAFEKNYGFTGGYNRAIEQIDHTYCVLLNSDIEVTPGWIHPIINFMDHDTQISACQPKIKAFHDKQYFEYAGAAGGFIDSLSYPYCRGRIFDTLEKDMGQYDQNLEIFWATGAAMFVRTEDYKKLGGLDEDFFAHMEEIDLCWRMQLSGKQIYCIPESVVYHVGGGTLAKSNARKTYYNFRNNLSMLFKNEGILDLIWKLPLRMGLDWLSAIKFWKDNSAEHFWAVLKAHRDFIMRLPYNINKRKSITRLPGVSTRIKRQGFLPYLYFVKKIRHFSEF
- a CDS encoding metal ABC transporter solute-binding protein, Zn/Mn family, coding for MNKGDLHAAGKKAMPNRLDFSYRRNDIINRNRVASILFSFLILIGLASCKPKANEKPTGIINIVTTTGMIYDAVINIGGEKVTAQALMGPGVDPHLYKATQGDLQKLREADIVFYNGLHLEGKMGEVFEKLARIKHVEAVSSIIPDSLLRESEAFQGTYDPHIWFDVKLWSRAVESVSSYLITYDEANASYYSNNAKRYLAQLDSLDQAVRSAIATIPKNQRVLITAHDAFGYFGDAYDIEVQGLQGISTLSEPGLKDITQLVNSISSSQIKAVFVETSVSKKAINAVVEGCREKGHEIVIGGNLYSDAMGPFGQFEGTYIGMVHTNVQTIVNALK
- a CDS encoding metal-dependent transcriptional regulator; this encodes MLSYAEENYLKAIYHLSESGRHAVSTNAISEVLKTKPASVSDMIKKLSDKGYVSYQKYKGVNVSAKGKKSALQVVRKHRLWEVFLVDKLQFKWDEVHDIAEQLEHIKSPVLVKKLDAFLGFPKIDPHGDPIPDENGEIVIGKKIPLTDVKLDKQVIVTGVENSESNFLAHLDKINISLGSKITVKDINAFDGSMQIEILGYPNLFISKQVADNLLVTE
- a CDS encoding mechanosensitive ion channel family protein; translation: MNRLLYIVLFLLVLSGIAVGQDSSKVDKAMQEIDNVINTSIKKDTANQSTKSEGESIKKLVDGPPDLGEFVSLSEIFWTLTLIVMGYFAIKFSSRILELLAEKSTQYRITIKSLIPVVKILGWVFIIIIIVMGVFQPPATTILAFSASVGVAVGFASQDILKNIFGGIMILFDRPFNAGDKIEVGDHYGEVVEIGLRSTRILTPDDSLVSIPNGEIMNKAVSNANSGEPNCQVVAEIYLPIDVDTIKVRAIATQAAQVSKYVYVNKPITVIFVNDIKHNTVIYKMRLKAYVLDIRDEFKFMSEMTEIVIKKLIEEGIMPGTNK
- a CDS encoding metal ABC transporter permease, whose product is MDSFYIIATGSLVAISCGLLGCFLILRKMAMVGDAISHAVLPGIVIAFLISGSRDSFTMLIGAGIIGVLTTFLIEFFHKKGNLQSDASIGVTFTWLFALGVILISVFAGEVDLDQDCVLYGEIAYVPLDLWIGTNGVIYGPRPLYVTGGVLLIVLLFITLGYKELHVTTFDPAFASAIGISTALWHYLLMSAVSLTTVASFESVGAILVVALLIAPPATAYLLTDNFKRMLGITVILGVLVSFTGYYLAVWLDGSIAGAMSTMAGVFFTLAFIFSPVDGLLAKQIARRKEKSVKSLV
- a CDS encoding DUF1571 domain-containing protein, which gives rise to MKKKCTEVGWRIKYFRLLLWVLFIGSSHVTLAQTGYELAQNMFSAAKSVSSMKFTMKKTERVDGKLLIQVSKVKLSINPYKVYTNQQEPNKGLEVLYCAGLNDGKAFINPISFPWITLKLDPTGDIMRTNQHHTIQDSGYKLVMSILEHIVNKYGEESKTMISKINSTQWEGKDCYAIELKNPYFKYIEYTVKNGETLVSIENRLKLSGFMILEKNKLDQDYDQVVPGMTLWIPTDYSPHMIIYMDKLNYLPVMMKIFDDQGLFELYEYLDVQINPVFSKNEFSSDFPSYGF
- a CDS encoding metal ABC transporter ATP-binding protein encodes the protein MIVNVENPILEVHDLTVTYSRKPVLWGVDMTLPKGSLVGVIGPNGAGKSTLIKAIMGLVPLSSGWVELFGGSLKEFRGKVSYVPQKESVDWDFPASVRDVVVMGRYAKVGLFKRPRKADYEAADYAIEQVKMKDYAHRQISQLSGGQQQRVFLARALAQNADLYFMDEPFAGVDAATEKAIIGILKQMSAQGKTVVVVHHDLQTVTKYFDWVVQLNTRLVASGPVDQVFTQELLQETYGGKLTILSDVGQLLKKQDFPTRDVT
- the fbaA gene encoding class II fructose-bisphosphate aldolase — its product is MKFKPGVLTGDEVSELLRYANENQFALPAANVIGSSSINAVLETARDLQSPVMVQFSNGGAIFNAGKGLSNEGEKAAIAGAVAGAHHVHMMAEAYGVTVILNTDHCAKKLLPWIDGMLDASEEFFARTGKSLFSSHMIDLSEEPIEENIETCKKYLARMSKMGMTLEIELGITGGEEDGVDNSSVDESKLYTQPEEVAYAYEELGKISDKFTIAAAFGNVHGVYKPGNVKLTPKILKNSQDFIQKKYNTGHNPVNFVFHGGSGSSREEIREAISYGAIKMNIDTDLQWSYWDGIRRYYENKKEYLQGQIGNPEGADAPNKKVYDPRVWTRAAEQSLVTRLKVAFEDLNNVGTNK